A window of the Dongshaea marina genome harbors these coding sequences:
- a CDS encoding phosphatidylserine decarboxylase: protein MSLKKLMVLSFVLACFTVAAQSTEISVNSLATDSKSPSHDDVIASFNKMIKNNQDVRNALIQALAAMPVGTYWYNKKLPEVGGFFQQWLYNNPDVDNPLKMNMIFVELAYTEKGQDFVRLNPVASWLSSFFNAKGRYLDSKASTRGLSAWLSNKQVKISDYIIPKGGFTSFNEFFTRELRKNARSIDGRGDDNVVVSPNDGSMGVVIPAVQDTSKIVAKGDSLNIRKIFNGNPLAERFIGGPVIMSNLGAYNYHHFHSPVSGRILLAETFQGLYDSPTDDQHVSDADIVYQHAYEHRRGVYIIKNDRVGLVGVVPIGYWMISSVQLKLKEGDLVHKGDAIGKFAYGGSGILLFFEPNKVRIDDPYQSDINEPVILGQEIAESVSD from the coding sequence ATGTCACTTAAGAAACTCATGGTTTTAAGTTTTGTCTTGGCCTGTTTTACAGTAGCAGCCCAATCAACAGAGATTTCGGTAAATAGCCTAGCTACAGATAGCAAGTCACCAAGTCATGATGATGTTATCGCAAGCTTCAATAAAATGATTAAAAATAATCAGGATGTTAGAAATGCTCTGATTCAAGCATTAGCAGCTATGCCGGTAGGTACCTATTGGTACAATAAGAAATTACCGGAGGTTGGAGGTTTTTTCCAGCAGTGGCTATACAATAATCCAGACGTTGATAACCCACTTAAAATGAATATGATTTTTGTAGAGCTGGCATATACAGAAAAAGGGCAGGATTTTGTTAGACTTAATCCGGTTGCTTCCTGGCTATCCTCTTTCTTTAATGCAAAGGGACGATACCTGGATAGCAAAGCCTCCACAAGAGGATTGAGCGCATGGTTATCTAACAAGCAGGTGAAAATCAGTGACTATATCATTCCTAAAGGTGGATTCACCAGCTTCAATGAGTTTTTTACCAGAGAACTAAGAAAAAATGCCAGATCTATCGATGGTAGGGGAGATGATAATGTAGTGGTATCCCCAAATGATGGCTCTATGGGAGTTGTGATACCAGCAGTTCAGGATACATCCAAAATTGTTGCAAAAGGGGATAGCCTGAATATAAGAAAGATTTTTAATGGTAACCCTTTGGCTGAGCGGTTTATTGGTGGGCCAGTAATCATGTCTAACCTTGGGGCTTATAACTATCACCACTTTCATTCACCTGTTAGCGGAAGGATTTTACTTGCAGAAACATTCCAGGGTTTATATGACTCTCCAACAGATGATCAGCATGTCAGTGATGCAGATATTGTATATCAGCACGCTTATGAACATAGAAGAGGGGTATATATCATCAAAAATGATCGAGTTGGCCTGGTAGGTGTTGTTCCTATTGGTTACTGGATGATCAGCTCTGTTCAGCTGAAGCTGAAAGAAGGGGATTTGGTTCACAAAGGCGATGCTATTGGTAAGTTTGCCTATGGTGGTTCCGGTATTCTACTGTTCTTTGAACCAAATAAAGTTAGAATCGATGATCCATACCAAAGTGATATCAATGAACCTGTAATACTTGGACAAGAAATTGCTGAAAGCGTGAGTGATTAG
- a CDS encoding substrate-binding periplasmic protein, with the protein MRLFSLLLCLIFLSAKAQPLKIASLSLPPFSYMENGEIKGFAVEIVSEALNRLEVEHKIFIQPWARSLREMQVGSIDGLFPMFKTPERLVYANFPQLPVVYENVVMVTRHDSGILFEGDLASLGEYRICRVRGYSSGKAFDTAVLNGQLPNIELVNTSLLNLKKLLRKRCQILVDNDSVIFYQLKSLKKPANTLELLHTLERIPSFLGLSKYGSAQAVAPQLSTTLQAMYDEGS; encoded by the coding sequence ATGCGCCTTTTTTCCCTGTTGCTATGCCTTATCTTCCTGTCGGCAAAGGCTCAGCCTCTTAAGATTGCCAGCCTGTCTCTTCCCCCTTTCTCATACATGGAGAACGGCGAGATCAAGGGGTTTGCGGTTGAGATCGTTTCTGAAGCCCTGAATCGCCTTGAAGTAGAGCACAAGATCTTTATCCAACCCTGGGCCCGTTCTCTTCGCGAGATGCAGGTCGGCTCCATTGATGGCCTCTTTCCCATGTTCAAAACCCCCGAACGCCTTGTCTATGCAAACTTTCCACAGCTACCTGTGGTCTATGAAAATGTGGTGATGGTAACGCGACATGACTCCGGTATTCTTTTTGAGGGGGATCTCGCTTCTCTGGGTGAGTATCGAATTTGCCGGGTTCGGGGATACAGCTCGGGAAAGGCGTTCGATACCGCCGTGCTCAATGGGCAGCTGCCGAATATTGAACTGGTAAATACCTCCCTGTTGAACCTTAAAAAGCTGCTTCGAAAGCGTTGCCAGATCCTGGTCGATAACGACAGCGTCATTTTTTATCAACTCAAGAGCCTGAAAAAGCCTGCGAATACCCTCGAGCTGCTCCATACACTGGAGCGGATTCCAAGCTTTCTGGGCCTCTCAAAATATGGATCGGCTCAGGCAGTCGCCCCTCAGTTGAGCACGACTCTCCAGGCCATGTATGATGAAGGGTCATAG
- a CDS encoding helix-turn-helix domain-containing protein gives MKGYEGKVNVSECVVIQAGVEHAFQADEAARFIVADMQALPENLVSDSPLVFSITAPLVSFLLFVEKQLEHQVDSGIETSMLGVFYMLLQQQGATHCLDRRIRAVQTKMIEQLDQPLSIAQLAEVACLSPTQFKKRFKESLGVSVHQYLIQQRMEKAKALLTHTDLPVQLIAQRVGYGDLSAFSRRFSLYFGLSPRAFASGG, from the coding sequence ATGAAGGGTTACGAGGGGAAGGTGAATGTTTCTGAGTGTGTTGTGATCCAAGCTGGGGTTGAGCATGCCTTTCAGGCGGATGAAGCGGCGCGTTTTATTGTGGCGGATATGCAGGCACTCCCAGAAAACTTAGTGAGTGATAGCCCTCTTGTGTTCTCCATCACTGCGCCACTGGTGAGCTTTCTACTGTTTGTTGAAAAGCAGCTTGAGCATCAGGTCGATAGTGGAATTGAGACCTCAATGCTTGGTGTTTTCTATATGCTGCTTCAACAACAAGGAGCAACCCACTGCCTTGACCGTCGTATCCGGGCGGTGCAAACCAAGATGATTGAACAGCTTGATCAGCCCCTGTCAATTGCTCAGCTTGCTGAGGTTGCATGCCTGAGTCCAACCCAGTTTAAAAAGCGTTTTAAAGAGAGTCTGGGGGTTAGTGTGCATCAGTATCTTATCCAGCAACGGATGGAAAAAGCGAAAGCACTACTAACCCATACAGACTTACCCGTTCAGCTGATTGCACAAAGAGTCGGCTATGGCGATCTCTCCGCGTTTAGTCGTCGTTTCTCCCTCTATTTTGGTTTATCACCCCGGGCATTTGCATCCGGTGGATAA